One region of Mycolicibacterium rhodesiae NBB3 genomic DNA includes:
- the cofD gene encoding 2-phospho-L-lactate transferase, translating to MKVTVLVGGVGGARFLLGVQHLLGLGQFGDAGTSSTHELTAVVNVGDDAWMFGVRICPDLDTCMYTLGGGIDPERGWGHRGETWHAKEELAAYGVQPDWFGLGDRDLATHLVRSQMLRAGYPLSQVTEALCARWSPGARLLPASDDRSETHVVVTDPEDGESRAIHFQEWWVRYRAQIPTHSFAFVGADTASAGPGVVESIETADVVLLAPSNPVVSIGSILNIPGIRGALRTTTARVIGYSPIIGGKPLRGMADECLSVIGVASTSEAVGNHYGARSGTGILDGWLIHEGDHAEIDGVEVRAVPLLMTEPATTADMVRAGLDLAGLKLDPRP from the coding sequence GTGAAGGTCACCGTTCTGGTCGGCGGCGTCGGCGGCGCACGCTTTCTCCTCGGCGTTCAGCACCTGTTGGGCCTGGGCCAGTTCGGCGATGCCGGCACCTCTTCGACGCATGAGTTGACCGCAGTGGTCAACGTCGGCGACGACGCCTGGATGTTCGGTGTGCGGATATGTCCGGACCTCGACACCTGTATGTACACGTTGGGCGGTGGTATCGACCCCGAGCGCGGCTGGGGCCATCGTGGTGAAACCTGGCACGCCAAGGAGGAACTCGCCGCGTACGGGGTGCAGCCGGACTGGTTCGGCCTCGGCGATCGCGACCTCGCTACCCACCTTGTACGCAGTCAGATGCTGCGGGCCGGATATCCGTTGTCACAAGTGACCGAAGCGTTATGCGCCCGATGGTCACCGGGTGCGCGGCTCTTGCCCGCCAGCGACGATCGCAGCGAAACCCATGTCGTCGTCACCGATCCCGAGGACGGCGAATCGCGTGCGATCCACTTCCAGGAGTGGTGGGTGCGCTATCGCGCCCAGATACCCACGCACAGCTTCGCGTTCGTCGGCGCCGATACGGCATCAGCCGGTCCAGGCGTCGTCGAGTCCATCGAGACGGCGGACGTCGTCCTGCTGGCTCCGTCCAACCCGGTCGTGAGTATCGGATCGATCTTGAACATCCCCGGCATCCGGGGTGCGCTGCGCACGACGACGGCACGGGTCATCGGCTACTCCCCCATCATCGGCGGTAAGCCGTTGCGCGGCATGGCCGACGAATGCTTGTCGGTCATCGGCGTGGCCAGTACCTCCGAAGCGGTCGGCAACCACTACGGGGCCCGCAGCGGTACCGGCATCCTCGATGGCTGGCTCATCCACGAGGGTGATCACGCCGAGATCGACGGTGTGGAGGTGCGTGCGGTGCCACTGCTGATGACGGAACCGGCGACGACGGCCGACATGGTGCGCGCAGGCCTCGATCTGGCCGGGTTGAAGCTGGACCCACGCCCATGA
- a CDS encoding coenzyme F420-0:L-glutamate ligase, with the protein MTEHGSAGAVEILPVPGLPEFRPGDDLAAAIATAAPRLQDGDILVITSKVISKCEGRIVDAPTDPEERDILRRELIDAEAVRVLARKGKTLITENAIGLVQAAAGVDGSNVDSAELALLPTDPDGSAATLRERLREHLGVTVGVVVTDTMGRAWRNGQTDVAIGAAGLTVLHGYEGSQDRHGNELIVTEIAVADEIAAAADLVKGKLTDIPVAVVRGLSLQDNGSGARDLVRTGEDDLFWLGTEEAIALGRSQAQLLRRSVRAFSGEQVAPDLIEAAVAEALTAPAPHHTRPVRFVWMQDPARRLALLDRMKAKWRTDLAGDGRTADAVEHRVKRGQILYDAPELVIPFMVPDGAHSYPDTERTAAEHTMFTVAVGAAVQALLVALAVRGVGSCWIGSTIFAADLVRDELGLPADWEPLGAIAIGYPEAGSGPRDPVPTDDLLVRK; encoded by the coding sequence ATGACAGAACATGGATCTGCCGGCGCCGTCGAAATACTGCCGGTTCCAGGACTTCCCGAGTTCCGGCCCGGCGACGATCTCGCTGCCGCCATCGCTACGGCCGCACCCCGGCTACAAGACGGCGACATCCTGGTGATCACCAGCAAGGTGATCTCCAAGTGTGAGGGCCGCATCGTCGACGCGCCTACCGACCCCGAAGAGCGAGACATTCTGCGGCGCGAGCTGATCGACGCAGAGGCGGTGCGGGTGCTCGCACGCAAGGGCAAGACGCTGATCACCGAGAACGCCATCGGGCTGGTGCAGGCGGCGGCGGGGGTGGACGGCTCCAATGTCGACTCGGCAGAACTCGCGCTACTGCCCACCGACCCGGACGGCAGCGCCGCGACCCTGCGGGAGAGGCTGCGCGAACACCTCGGCGTCACGGTCGGGGTCGTGGTGACCGACACGATGGGACGGGCGTGGCGCAACGGACAGACCGACGTCGCGATCGGCGCAGCGGGACTGACGGTGCTGCACGGCTACGAAGGATCCCAGGATCGGCACGGGAATGAGTTGATTGTCACCGAGATCGCCGTCGCCGACGAGATCGCTGCCGCGGCCGATCTCGTCAAGGGCAAGCTGACGGACATACCTGTCGCGGTGGTGCGGGGACTGTCCCTGCAGGACAACGGCTCCGGCGCGCGTGATCTCGTGCGGACCGGCGAGGACGATCTGTTCTGGCTGGGCACCGAGGAGGCGATTGCGCTCGGGCGCAGCCAGGCCCAGCTGCTGCGGCGGTCGGTGCGCGCTTTCAGTGGCGAGCAAGTGGCCCCCGATCTGATCGAGGCCGCCGTCGCCGAAGCACTTACCGCACCGGCGCCGCATCACACCCGACCGGTGCGGTTCGTGTGGATGCAGGATCCTGCCCGTCGACTGGCCTTGCTCGACCGGATGAAGGCAAAGTGGCGGACGGACCTGGCGGGCGATGGGCGAACCGCCGATGCCGTCGAACACCGCGTCAAACGTGGCCAGATCCTTTACGACGCACCCGAACTCGTGATCCCGTTCATGGTGCCCGATGGTGCGCACAGCTACCCCGACACCGAACGCACCGCCGCGGAGCACACGATGTTCACCGTCGCCGTCGGTGCCGCGGTGCAGGCTCTGTTGGTGGCGCTGGCGGTACGTGGAGTGGGCAGCTGCTGGATCGGCTCCACCATCTTCGCCGCCGATCTGGTGCGCGACGAACTCGGCCTGCCCGCCGACTGGGAGCCGTTGGGCGCCATCGCGATCGGCTATCCCGAAGCGGGTTCTGGACCGCGCGACCCGGTACCGACCGATGACCTACTGGTGCGCAAGTGA
- a CDS encoding NUDIX hydrolase, producing MTLHASAVHVLTDWEAPDPAQDSLRHAVLAFLAARPDGCLRTCVPGHVTGSALVVDAEGTHALLTLHPRFGRWLQLGGHCEESDADIVAAALREATEESGVDGLEIDPSMAALHVHPVTCSLGVPTRHLDMQFIVRAPAGAEIARSDESLDLRWWPLDGLPEDTDFGLTQLAAAASQRNL from the coding sequence GTGACCCTGCACGCGTCGGCGGTGCACGTGCTGACCGACTGGGAGGCGCCCGATCCCGCCCAGGACTCCCTGCGTCATGCCGTCCTGGCGTTTCTGGCCGCACGACCCGACGGATGCCTGCGCACCTGCGTGCCCGGTCACGTGACAGGTTCGGCTCTCGTCGTCGACGCCGAAGGGACTCACGCGTTGCTCACCCTGCACCCGCGGTTCGGTCGGTGGCTGCAACTCGGCGGGCATTGTGAGGAGTCCGACGCCGACATCGTCGCCGCCGCACTGCGGGAGGCCACCGAGGAGTCGGGCGTCGACGGACTGGAGATCGATCCATCGATGGCCGCGCTGCACGTTCATCCGGTGACGTGTTCCCTCGGGGTGCCCACCCGCCATCTCGACATGCAATTCATCGTGCGTGCCCCCGCGGGTGCTGAGATCGCCCGCAGCGATGAGTCGTTGGACCTTCGGTGGTGGCCGTTGGACGGGCTTCCGGAGGACACCGACTTCGGGCTGACGCAGCTGGCGGCCGCCGCCTCGCAACGCAATCTGTGA
- a CDS encoding sugar phosphate nucleotidyltransferase: MMNPAEVDAVVLVGGLGTRLRPLTLSAPKPMLPTAGLPFLTHLLSRIADAGIEHVVLGTSYKAAVFESEFGDGSKLGLQIDYVVEDEPLGTGGGIANVSSKLRHPTALVFNGDVLSGADLRAMLDSHENKNADVTLHLVRVGDPRAFGCVPTDADGVVTAFLEKTQDPPTDQINAGCYVFKREIIDRIPKGRAVSVEREVFPALLADGMRVCGYVDSTYWRDMGTPEDFVRGSADLVRGIAPSPALRGQRGEELVHDGASVAPGALLIGGTVVGRGAEIAGGARLDGAVIFDGAKVGAGAVIERSIIGFGARIGPRALIRDGVIGDGADIGARCELLRGARVWPGVTIPDGGIRYSTDI; this comes from the coding sequence CGGGGCTGCCGTTCCTGACGCACCTGCTGTCGAGGATCGCCGATGCCGGCATCGAGCACGTCGTGCTCGGCACGTCCTACAAGGCGGCGGTGTTCGAGTCGGAGTTCGGTGACGGGTCCAAGCTGGGCCTGCAGATCGACTACGTCGTCGAGGATGAACCGTTGGGCACGGGCGGTGGCATCGCCAATGTGTCGTCGAAGCTCCGCCATCCCACTGCGCTCGTCTTCAACGGCGACGTGCTGTCCGGAGCCGACCTGCGCGCGATGCTGGACAGCCACGAGAACAAGAACGCCGACGTGACCCTGCACCTGGTGCGCGTTGGAGACCCTCGCGCGTTCGGGTGCGTCCCAACCGATGCCGACGGTGTGGTCACCGCTTTTCTGGAGAAGACGCAGGATCCGCCCACCGACCAGATCAATGCCGGGTGCTATGTGTTCAAACGCGAGATCATCGACCGCATTCCGAAGGGACGCGCGGTCTCCGTCGAGCGCGAAGTGTTTCCGGCCCTGCTCGCCGACGGGATGCGCGTGTGCGGCTACGTCGACTCCACCTATTGGCGCGACATGGGCACACCCGAGGATTTCGTGCGCGGTTCCGCCGACCTGGTCCGCGGTATCGCGCCGTCACCGGCGTTGCGCGGCCAACGCGGTGAGGAGCTCGTCCACGACGGCGCCAGTGTCGCGCCGGGCGCATTGTTGATCGGCGGCACGGTGGTCGGCCGCGGCGCCGAAATCGCCGGTGGCGCACGGCTGGACGGGGCCGTGATCTTCGACGGCGCCAAGGTCGGGGCGGGCGCCGTGATCGAGCGCTCGATCATCGGATTCGGCGCCCGCATCGGACCCCGTGCGCTGATTCGAGACGGCGTGATCGGTGACGGCGCCGACATCGGTGCGCGCTGTGAGCTGCTACGTGGTGCGCGGGTATGGCCCGGAGTCACGATTCCCGACGGCGGAATCCGCTACTCCACCGATATCTAG